The genomic window ACATGAATTTGTGGTTTGTTTTTATAGAAAAAGTTGATGGCGACCTAATCCCATGTTTAACCTTTCTAACCCAACTCTACATGATTGTTTGCAGGTCACTTCGGATAGTTCAACAGCTATAGTTCAGCCACCTATTGTCATTCAGATCTTTCAGTTTTTCATTGCAATGCTCGTGATGGATTCATGGCAATACTTTGTTCACCGCTACATGCACCAAAACAAATTCCTCTATCGTCACATCCACTCACAACACCATCGGCTTATTGTTCCTTATGCTATTGGAGCTCTCTACAACCATCCATTGGAGGGGCTACTTTTGGACACTTTAGGTGGTGCCATCTCCTTCTTGATCTCTAGTATGACGCCAAGGACTGCTGTGTTCTTCTTCTGTTTTGCTGTACTCAAGACAGTTGACGATCACTGCGGACTTTGGTTGCCGCATAACATCTTCCAGCACTTGTTCCAAAATAACACTGCCTATCATGATATCCACCATCAGCTGCAAGGATCGAAATACAATTACTCTCAGCCTTTCTTTTCAATCTGGGATAGAATATTGGGGACCCATATGCCCTACAACTTGGTCAACCGGAAGGAAGGTGGATTTGAAGCAAGAGCATTGCGAGACTAGCTTGAACTCATGCAAGTGTATAGAACTCCAGTGAAAGAGTGAGATACAATGCTCAGCCTCCCTTTCACATCATTAGAAGCTCAAAGGGGCCATCAAACTCAAAGAGGATGAAGCCGTTCCAGTACACGGTTCTTTTTTCGAATCTTATTTGAAGCCACGCGCTGCATGGGAAGAGATTGAAGGTCTTGCGTTGCTTGTTCATTTCCTACAGTTAATCTAGCTAGAGCGTGTGTGTGATACTGTACGGTTTGTGCTCATGGTTTTCCTTATCATGGTTCTTTTCTTGTGCAGAGCTGACATTTACATTGCTGTGCAGGTAGTGTATTTGAAGATCACACTTCTATATGTACCTAACTAATTTATGTAATTGAATCTCTGGGCATGATCAGTATCTTTGAGTATCGTCTACTGTGCAGTTTTGTTTGATCAATCACAGATCAACTTACGCTTCTTAAAACGGGACCCGGATGAGAATTCAGATGATCTTGGTGGGCTGTAGGCTGGTTGAAGCTGCACTTTTTTTGTTTGGATTCTGCTGTTTGATCCGAACTTGTATAACCTGGTGGGAATCAAACATCTTCTATAGCTGAGCTGGATGATGCAACCACACGGGCGTTAGGTATCCTGTTGTTCTTGTTCCAAGTGAGGTAGATGCAAAGGGTCTGGTCGAGCCGGCCGGGCTCCCGAACCGAACGCGTGCACGCGCGGCTGTTGCctgctttttttttaaacgaaacCGACCGAGTACTGTCCGTTGTATTAATCAGAagaaagacgaagaagaaagaCTACTCTCACACTATAAGATGTCTAAGGTGACGCGTGTCCGTAAAAACCCAAAGAGAGGCTTCATCTTGATGGCTTGGACGAGTTGAGCCAAAGACGGAAGATGAGTCCATTTCGTTCCTTCGAAATCTCTCACGAAACGAGCATGATGAGCTATCTGACTCCTTTGTGCTGAGTCTGATGGATATTAGCCATGGCCGTCCAACACCAGCTGCTGCTTGCTGGT from Phragmites australis chromosome 14, lpPhrAust1.1, whole genome shotgun sequence includes these protein-coding regions:
- the LOC133890538 gene encoding very-long-chain aldehyde decarbonylase GL1-9 encodes the protein MVPWEGYVSDETMGTFAPIVLYWVYAGGYQLILHRRPLERYRLHTQAEEEEKNLVSLPTVVRGVLLQQLVQTIVAMILFRVTSDSSTAIVQPPIVIQIFQFFIAMLVMDSWQYFVHRYMHQNKFLYRHIHSQHHRLIVPYAIGALYNHPLEGLLLDTLGGAISFLISSMTPRTAVFFFCFAVLKTVDDHCGLWLPHNIFQHLFQNNTAYHDIHHQLQGSKYNYSQPFFSIWDRILGTHMPYNLVNRKEGGFEARALRD